One segment of Dysgonomonadaceae bacterium PH5-43 DNA contains the following:
- a CDS encoding NTE family protein (product_source=KO:K07001; cog=COG1752; ko=KO:K07001; pfam=PF01734; superfamily=52151), with translation MENNSYKYNLGLVLSGGGAKGFAHLGAIKALKERNIMPDIISGTSAGALAGAFIADGYTPEEILHFFDGKTIKEFTKINTPGIGLFNTRRLFSFIKKHLRAKRFEDLHIPLIVTATDFDNGISTHFSEGLLLAPLVASCSVPIVFTPTIIDGKHYVDGGLFQNLPASVIRHQCKEIIGINLNPIYLKKHTNSLKGIAEKSLHCIFNSNTASDKKLCDTLIEPEDIWEHSMYDLKHAEKIFSLGYKAVEKKQ, from the coding sequence ATGGAAAATAACAGTTACAAATACAATCTGGGATTAGTGCTAAGCGGTGGCGGAGCTAAAGGATTTGCCCACTTGGGAGCTATCAAAGCCCTTAAGGAAAGAAATATTATGCCCGATATTATATCAGGAACAAGTGCGGGTGCGTTGGCGGGTGCGTTCATTGCCGACGGCTATACTCCCGAAGAAATCCTTCATTTCTTTGACGGCAAAACGATTAAAGAATTTACGAAAATAAATACACCTGGCATCGGATTGTTCAATACACGCCGATTGTTCTCTTTCATAAAGAAACACCTCAGGGCAAAACGTTTCGAGGACTTGCATATCCCCTTAATCGTTACAGCCACCGATTTCGACAACGGAATAAGTACCCATTTCTCGGAAGGTCTCTTGTTGGCTCCTTTAGTGGCATCGTGTTCTGTCCCTATTGTTTTTACCCCAACCATCATCGATGGGAAACACTACGTGGATGGCGGCTTATTCCAGAATCTCCCCGCATCAGTCATTAGGCATCAATGCAAGGAAATTATCGGAATTAATCTGAACCCCATCTATCTTAAAAAACATACAAACTCGCTGAAAGGCATTGCCGAGAAGTCGCTTCATTGTATATTCAACTCCAATACGGCAAGCGATAAAAAACTTTGCGACACATTGATTGAACCCGAAGATATATGGGAGCATTCTATGTATGACCTGAAACACGCCGAAAAGATATTCAGTTTAGGATATAAGGCAGTGGAGAAGAAACAGTAG